The Salvia splendens isolate huo1 chromosome 21, SspV2, whole genome shotgun sequence genome includes a window with the following:
- the LOC121784700 gene encoding golgin subfamily B member 1-like isoform X3 — MDNNKSRDDLLAAGRKKLQQFRKKKDNKGNNSKPSGKGGKSGRDRKADTVSEAAVTEQNVPDGVLSKHDASVTVDFSESSSGVVAEASDTATGISEHDVTGGTSNDTAVEQQNDADGERFKHDAEDTTALPDSVSRVDTVACLLDAAGFPSEGSGMDNTSNGNDVYIKASLEDGSSSLVLEDTSINIPAMVLEEMSEDSSLRLPTDFSSGLEREHVEEQVKGVGAMQEVGCSFSSGNQMDYHMANLLDGDSIPPSNDITESITDSREVNSGNTFDEENISATTQLNKIDSASLAVSVTNYAGEGEEAHGHSFGTSPLTESSLASTIRSATMGQERDGTSFGSNDEKAEAVSVSDTEGTQASSGFVEVERSYEVENRDTANVLACKHVDLSSILNGSLVKLSQLAEILQLLDQDEFRYIFASRESSVEKPRNADETTAKEIVQCRNELQEVVSEKVELENQLQLSRAEAEVFADKVNELQHKLEMKQGEMSTIFSELVDCRNLVKALQSENVNLNESFEVMTEEKNKLSQESRNFLLENEKITEELYQHKVSLESLQNLIHDDRKRLEQENSGMISENGKLLADLAVCQDTVEVLRLENKNINKILASLSEERKNLEEEKVSMYHQFGRMSEELINCKELILTLQTEIITLNERITSICNEKSKLEEEQKTIFREYEKQYHELVEFKVLEAVLQAECCKAVNDLKEARTSIKHHTIENKSLCADLEFLKFKIKEFDCEKISSQFDEVASQALKNDSGALHEHKSYQSSGEQTKLDIYNDSFGFLSLKRNLEEAGVLVQKLEREIDRMHLDSSSLSRSMDVSPGVSQLSHTFEPKGYTYKDDQDSDISPSSEGRTTEDSCVRTKMFAQNLKILLKELENDAEDASEFFRGMQSKLLSNASRTELSKYYTTLKEHNDQVQEANIELMVVYEAMRELIHHVIAKENELLGLCDTTQKQEAVLKSENHHLQEKVNAFQAHINELQVHLEGHCRDSDEMAASISNQLQVLQSEVADRELILQEEQSSVSAQILQTVGLLDSTTKNISGNPFPSGNSNPDIVGCVAASVDGACKVIGGLHGQLEAAQKDFHEMEHKTNVALSILHRLYSELVRTLFGYYPDAADEVVADDKKLDLLHPNFFDDLLDQLKNLYSEKLELESANKQLSSQMTDTARETDELQNLCLKSDTVLKLIGEIEQSVKLERPAMCEDEPALLLESLIHLLVQKCRETGQDSSLCVSLEMQLHDLQGEVECLNLSLMEYGNENLVFKHSLKSAQEIIIALNSKVNEKVAELELSEQRISSLREKLGIAVTKGKGLISQRESLKQSLAEMSKELKKCSQELLSKDERLHELETNVKVYSEAGERMEALESELSYIRNSATALRESFLLKDSVLLRIEEILNDLELPENFHSKDIIEKIDWLAKIVGSHSLPLGEWDHRSSAEGGSYSDAGFGGSDGLKEDMQPIPTSAEDLRRRYEELQNRFYGLAEQNEMLEQSLMERNNLVQRWEEILDRVDMPSHLRSVESDDKIQWLGNALSEAQNHSYSLQQKIDNLETFCGSLSADVEDSKRRAAELETAFHQACAEKEILAKDLEMLRQDSDESIKRIADFSLRNENLQNESSLLQAQKLHLEEYKDRIEGAIRRLKEIVNDALQDSCPEDVELDREGVEYFEEMLRKLVEKHKTLLSEKLVSVDSTDVHATGKGELSNTSRDFEEPDVSTLSKKLDECMGELMSLKEEKDRYMQTNQSLVCELEGLEVKKKELEELLNQEERKSASLREKLNVAVRKGKSLVQQRDVMKQSIEELNAEVERLKSETKDTEKTISEYEEQIKNLFAARDRIQEAESENSFLRDRMAETERYMQEKERSWSSILNALGEINVGIEFHSVNPVERIKEIGKLVHDLHGQMDSLEQESRKSKRAAELLLAELNEVQERNDGLQDELAKVVNELSEVSREKDLAENAKHEAIAHFEKLSYLQSEEKERQMSEITVLKSGVDNMKNDLSSIDRDLGDVLSKDLEVLYNVKATMKSFFDFDGFPALGALFPASLPGGTLSAKSENKVFMTHIDSIRERIHDHSRLLQEESFQLSEIIMSVRREYASEKEFYESVKRDADHLQSIDKEKESRLHILQGNISLLFESCASAISRLENWEEHMVENSLASRSPLRNLNSQNQIAVNISIGDARIFNEEIVRSMCDKLSLVVGDSISMHTNELAKVMEVGQSEMKSTIMNLQNELQEKDIQREKVCKELVDQIKEAETTAKNHLLDLQQARIELDDTRRQLDAMGEEHKLLEHRLKELQVNETNATDLQLKVNSLTDELAAKVQECEALMHALDEEETEMENLANKIAGFENELHQRNKDLENLEASRAKALKKLSVTVSKFDEVHYLSENLLSEVEKLQSQLQDKEGEISFLRQEVTRCTNDALAVTQMNKKSSDEIRELLAWLDSSISHLLVNDVTIDYSNHLVEECKEVLQKKILNLISELENLRVTTQNRDILLQEERAKVDELTQKEQHLKNSLREMESQIVMLQGAGDSDKATMSSSEIVEANKWTSSGTIATQVRSLRKPNNDQVAVAIDMDDSSQGLEDDDDDKAHGFKSLTTSKIVPRFTRPVSNLVDGLWMSCDRALMRQPALRLGLILYWAVLHAMLATLVV, encoded by the exons ATGGATAATAACAAGAGTCGAGACGATCTGCTCGCTGCCGGACGGAAAAAG CTTCAACAGTTCAGGAAGAAGAAGGATAATAAAGGAAATAATAGCAAGCCATCGGGCAAAGGTGGTAAATCTGGGCGTGATAGGAAGGCAGACACAGTTTCTGAAGCAGCTGTGACAGAGCAAAATGTTCCAGATGGAGTATTATCCAAGCATGATGCAAGTGTAACTGTTGATTTTTCAGAGTCAAGTTCTGGTGTGGTTGCAGAGGCAAGTGATACAGCTACTGGTATTTCCGAGCATGATGTAACAGGAGGCACTTCCAATGACACAGCAGTAGAGCAGCAAAATGATGCAGATGGAGAGAGATTCAAGCATGATGCAGAAGATACTACTGCTTTACCAGACTCAGTTTCTAGAGTGGATACAGTAGCATGTCTATTGGATGCTGCTGGATTTCCATCAGAGGGATCGGGAATGGATAACACTAGTAATGGAAATGATGTATATATTAAGGCTTCCCTGGAGGATGGATCATCTTCTCTGGTTCTTGAGGATACATCCATTAATATTCCAGCAATGGTTTTAGAAGAGATGTCAGAAGATTCCAGTTTACGTTTGCCCACTGATTTTTCTTCTGGACTGGAGAGGGAGCATGTGGAAGAGCAGGTAAAAGGTGTAG GGGCAATGCAGGAAGTTGGCTGCTCCTTTTCCAGTGGAAATCAAATGGACTACCACATGGCGAATTTGCTTGATGGAGATAGTATTCCTCCTTCAAATGATATAACGGAGTCTATTACAGACAGTAGGGAAGTTAATTCAGGGAATACTTTTGATGAGGAGAATATCTCCGCCACCACACAACTCAACAAGATTGACAGTGCATCATTGGCTGTTTCTGTTACCAATTATGCTGGAGAAGGTGAAGAGGCACATGGACATTCTTTTGGCACTTCTCCTTTAACTGAGTCCTCACTGGCGTCGACCATAAGATCTGCAACAATGGGTCAAGAGAGAGATGGTACGTCATTTGGTTCAAATGATGAGAAAGCAGAGGCAGTTAGTGTCTCAGATACAGAAGGTACTCAAGCAAGCTCTGGATTTGTTGAGGTAGAAAGATCTTATGAGGTTGAAAATAGAGATACTGCAAATGTGTTAGCATGTAAACACGTAGACTTGTCATCGATTTTGAATGGAAGTCTAGTCAAACTTTCCCAGCTTGCAGAAATTTTACAGCTACTCGATCAAGATGAATTCAGGTACATATTCGCGTCAAGAGAATCATCAGTTGAGAAACCTCGAAATGCAGATGAAACAACTGCCAAAGAAATTGTGCAGTGCAGAAATGAGCTTCAGGAGGTTGTATCAGAGAAGGTAGAGCTCGAGAATCAGCTTCAGTTATCAAGAGCTGAGGCTGAAGTTTTTGCTGATAAAGTTAATGAATTGCAGCATAAACTAGAAATGAAACAAGGAGAAATGTCAACCATATTTTCTGAGCTAGTTGACTGCAGGAATTTGGTAAAAGCCTTGCAATCTGAAAATGTGAACTTGAATGAAAGTTTCGAAGTGATGACTGAGGAGAAAAACAAACTTTCACAGGAGAGTAGGAACTTTTTGCTCGAAAATGAAAAAATCACCGAGGAATTATATCAGCACAAAGTTTCTTTAGAGTCACTCCAGAATTTGATACATGATGACAGGAAAAGACTCGAGCAGGAAAATAGTGGCATGATCAGTGAGAATGGCAAATTACTTGCTGATTTGGCAGTGTGTCAGGATACAGTGGAAGTTCTTAGGTtggaaaacaaaaacataaataagaTTTTGGCATCTTTatcagaagaaagaaaaaatctcGAAGAGGAAAAAGTATCAATGTACCATCAGTTTGGAAGAATGTCAGAAGAATTAATTAACTGCAAAGAATTGATTCTAACTCTTCAAACAGAGATCATCACTCTAAATGAGCGCATCACATCCATATGTAATGAGAAGAGCAAGCTTGAAGAAGAGCAGAAGACAATTTTCAGGGAGTATGAAAAGCAATATCATGAGTTGGTGGAGTTCAAAGTTCTGGAAGCAGTTTTGCAAGCGGAATGTTGTAAGGCAGTGAATGATCTAAAAGAAGCCAGAACTTCCATTAAGCATCATACTATAGAAAACAAATCCCTCTGCGCTGATTTAGAGTTTCTcaagtttaaaataaaagaattcgACTGTGAGAAAATCTCATCTCAGTTTGATGAAGTTGCAAGTCAAGCTCTTAAGAATGATAGTGGTGCGTTACATGAGCACAAATCTTATCAGTCATCTGGGGAACAGACGAAATTGGATATTTACAATGACTCATTTGGATTTCTATCACTAAAAAGGAACTTGGAGGAAGCAGGAGTTCTAGTGCAAAAACTTGAGAGGGAAATTGACAGAATGCACTTAGATTCATCTTCTTTGAGTAGATCGATGGATGTTTCCCCTGGAGTGTCTCAATTGAGTCATACTTTTGAGCCAAAAGGTTACACATATAAGGATGACCAAGATTCAGACATATCCCCTTCATCAGAAGGTCGCACAACTGAAGATTCATGCGTTAGAACAAAAATGTTTGCACAAAATCTCAAAATATTGCTCAAAGAGTTAGAAAATGATGCAGAGGATGCCAGTGAATTCTTTAGAGGTATGCAGAGTAAACTGCTGTCTAATGCCTCTAGAACAGAATTGAGCAAGTATTATACTACATTGAAAGAGCACAATGATCAAGTACAAGAAGCAAACATAGAGCTTATGGTTGTCTACGAGGCTATGAGAGAGCTTATCCATCATGTTATTGCAAAAGAGAATGAACTTCTTGGTCTATGTGATACCACGCAGAAGCAAGAAGCAGTTCTAAAATCAGAGAACCATCATCTTCAAGAGAAGGTGAATGCTTTTCAAGCTCATATTAATGAGCTGCAGGTTCATTTGGAGGGACACTGTAGAGACTCAGATGAGATGGCTGCTTCAATTTCCAATCAACTGCAAGTACTCCAGTCAGAAGTGGCTGACAGAGAATTGATTCTTCAAGAAGAACAGAGTTCTGTTTCAGCTCAGATTCTTCAGACTGTTGGCCTGCTGGATTCGACGACAAAGAATATTTCTGGCAACCCATTTCCTAGTGGAAATAGCAACCCTGATATTGTTGGCTGTGTTGCTGCTTCTGTTGATGGTGCCTGCAAAGTGATTGGGGGTTTGCATGGTCAACTCGAGGCTGCGCAAAAGGATTTTCACGAAATGGAACACAAAACTAATGTGGCTCTGAGCATTTTGCATCGACTTTACAGTGAACTTGTGAGGACATTATTTGGGTATTACCCAGATGCAGCAGATGAAGTCGTAGCTGATGATAAAAAGCTGGATCTTTTACATCCTAATTTTTTTGATGACCTGTTGGACCAATTGAAAAATCTTTATAGTGAGAAGTTGGAGCTCGAGTCTGCAAATAAACAACTCAGTTCACAGATGACTGACACAGCAAGGGAGACTGACGAACTGCAAAACTTATGTCTGAAATCAGATACAGTTCTCAAGTTAATTGGCGAGATCGAACAATCAGTAAAGTTGGAGAGGCCAGCTATGTGTGAGGATGAACCTGCCTTACTCCTGGAGTCTCTGATTCATTTGCTCGTACAGAAATGCAGAGAAACTGGTCAGGACTCAAGCTTATGTGTATCTCTAGAAATGCAATTACATGATTTGCAGGGTGAAGTGGAATGCTTGAACTTATCTCTTATGGAATATGGAAATGAGAACCTGGTTTTTAAGCACAGTCTGAAGAGTGCTCAAGAGATTATTATTGCTCTCAATTCTAAAGTAAATGAGAAAGTTGCTGAGCTAGAACTGTCTGAGCAGCGAATATCATCCCTCAGAGAGAAGTTAGGTATAGCAGTTACAAAGGGGAAAGGCCTTATTTCGCAACGGGAGAGTCTCAAGCAATCGTTGGCTGAAATGTCCAAGGAACTGAAGAAATGTTCCCAAGAATTACTTTCTAAAGATGAGAGGCTTCATGAACTCGAAACAAATGTAAAAGTCTACTCTGAGGCAGGTGAGCGCATGGAAGCCCTGGAATCTGAGCTCTCATACATTCGCAACTCAGCTACTGCACTAAGAGAGTCATTTCTGCTTAAGGATTCTGTCTTACTGAGAATAGAAGAGATTCTAAACGATTTAGAGCTTCCAGAGAACTTCCACTCCAAAGATATAATTGAAAAGATTGACTGGTTAGCAAAAATAGTTGGAAGTCACTCCTTGCCTCTTGGTGAATGGGATCACAGAAGCTCAGCTGAGGGAGGTTCATATTCTGATGCTGGATTTGGGGGTTCAGATGGCTTGAAAGAAGATATGCAGCCAATCCCTACTTCTGCTGAGGACTTAAGGAGAAGATATGAAGAACTACAAAACAGATTTTACGGGTTAGCTGAGCAAAATGAGATGCTTGAACAGTCACTAATGGAAAGGAACAACCTTGTGCAGCGATGGGAAGAGATTTTGGACAGAGTTGATATGCCATCTCATCTGCGATCTGTGGAGTCTGATGATAAGATTCAGTGGTTGGGAAATGCTCTATCAGAGGCACAAAACCACTCTTATTCTCTCCAGCAGAAGATTGATAACTTGGAGACCTTTTGTGGATCCCTCAGTGCTGATGTGGAAGATTCAAAAAGAAGAGCAGCTGAGCTTGAGACAGCCTTCCATCAGGCTTGTGCAGAAAAAGAAATCCTAGCAAAGGACTTGGAGATGCTGAGACAAGATAGTGATGAAAGCATAAAAAGAATAGCTGATTTTTCTCTTAGAAATGAGAATCTCCAAAATGAATCAAGTTTGTTACAAGCACAGAAACTTCACTTGGAGGAATATAAGGATCGTATTGAGGGTGCAATTAGAAGACTAAAGGAAATAGTTAATGATGCTCTTCAGGATTCTTGTCCTGAAGATGTGGAACTTGATCGGGAGGGGGTTGAATATTTCGAAGAAATGTTAAGGAAACTTGTAGAGAAACATAAGACACTATTATCTGAGAAGCTTGTTAGTGTAGATTCAACTGATGTGCATGCCACTGGAAAGGGGGAGCTGTCAAACACATCCAGAGATTTTGAAGAGCCAGATGTCTCGACTCTGAGCAAAAAACTAGATGAATGTATGGGTGAACTAATGAGCTTGAAGGAGGAGAAAGATAGATACATGCAGACCAATCAATCCCTAGTCTGTGAGTTAGAGGGGCTGgaagtaaaaaagaaagaattggaAGAACTACTTAATCAGGAAGAGCGTAAATCAGCTTCTTTGAGAGAGAAGCTTAATGTTGCTGTTAGGAAAGGGAAGTCCTTGGTGCAACAGCGAGATGTCATGAAGCAATCAATCGAAGAACTAAATGCTGAGGTTGAGCGCCTCAAGTCTGAGACCAAGGACACTGAAAAAACTATTTCTGAATATGAGGAACAGATCAAGAACTTGTTTGCTGCCCGTGACAGGATACAAGAAGCGGAATCTGAAAATAGTTTCCTCAGGGATCGCATGGCAGAAACTGAACGCTATATGCAGGAGAAAGAGCGTAGCTGGAGCAGTATTTTGAATGCTTTGGGTGAAATAAATGTTGGTATTGAATTTCATTCTGTAAATCCAGTTGAGAGGATAAAGGAAATAGGCAAGCTTGTGCATGATCTACATGGTCAAATGGATTCCCTTGAACAGGAATCAAGAAAATCTAAAAGAGCAGCTGAACTGCTACTTGCTGAGCTGAATGAAGTTCAGGAAAGAAATGATGGCCTTCAAGATGAGCTAGCAAAAGTTGTTAATGAACTTTCAGAAGTTTCCAGGGAAAAAGATCTAGCTGAAAATGCAAAACATGAAGCTATTGCACATTTCGAAAAGCTATCTTACTTACAATCAGAAGAAAAGGAGAGGCAGATGTCTGAAATTACGGTTTTAAAATCTGGTGTGGACAACATGAAAAATGATCTTTCTTCAATTGACAGAGATCTGGGGGATGTTCTATCTAAAGATTTGGAAGTTCTGTACAACGTGAAGGCTACTATGAAATCattttttgattttgatggCTTTCCTGCTCTGGGTGCTCTATTTCCTGCTAGCTTACCTGGGGGCACATTGTCAGCAAAATCAGAGAACAAG GTTTTTATGACCCATATTGATTCTATCCGGGAGAGAATTCATGATCATTCACGTTTATTACAAGAAGAATCATTTCAGTTATCTGAAATCATCATGAGTGTCCGTAGAGAATATGCTTCTGAGAAGGAGTTCTATGAATCTGTAAAGAGAGATGCTGATCATTTGCAATCAATTGACAAAGAGAAGGAGTCAAGATTGCATATCTTGCAAGGGAATATTTCATTGTTGTTTGAAAGCTGTGCTAGTGCAATTTCAAGACTTGAAAATTGGGAGGAACATATGGTTGAAAATTCATTGGCATCTAGATCTCCACTGAGGAACTTGAATTCTCAAAATCAAATTGCAGTAAATATTTCCATTGGCGATGCTCGTATCTTCAATGAGGAAATAGTTAGGAGCATGTGTGACAAACTATCACTGGTTGTGGGGGATTCCATAAGCATGCATACTAATGAGTTGGCCAAAGTGATGGAAGTTGGGCAGAGTGAGATGAAGAGTACCATAATGAATTTACAGAATGAACTTCAAGAGAAGGACATCCAGAGAGAGAAAGTTTGCAAGGAACTTGTTGATCAGATAAAGGAAGCCGAAACTACTGCAAAGAATCATCTACTTGACCTTCAGCAAGCAAGGATAGAGCTAGATGATACACGGAGACAGTTGGATGCAATGGGTGAGGAGCATAAGTTGTTGGAACACAGATTGAAAGAACTCCAAGTTAATGAAACTAATGCAACAGATTTGCAGCTGAAAGTTAACTCACTGACAGATGAATTAGCTGCAAAAGTACAAG AATGTGAGGCGCTGATGCACGCCCTTGATGAAGAGGAGACGGAAATGGAAAACCTTGCAAACAAGATTGCGGGGTTTGAAAATGAGTTGCATCAAAGGAACAAAGACTTGGAGAACCTTGAAGCTTCCCGTGCTAAAGCTTTAAAGAAGCTTTCTGTTACCGTGAGCAAGTTTGATGAAGTTCATTATCTCTCTGAAAATCTCCTATCTGAGGTTGAGAAACTCCAATCCCAGCTGCAAGATAAAGAGGGAGAGATTTCTTTTCTTAGGCAAGAGGTTACTAGGTGCACTAATGATGCACTGGCTGTTACACAAATGAACAAGAAGAGTTCTGATGAGATTCGGGAGTTGCTTGCTTGGCTTGATTCCTCGATATCTCATTTACTGGTCAATGATGTGACTATTGATTATTCGAATCATTTGGTCGAGGAATGTAAAGAGGTATTACAGAAGAAAATTTTAAACTTGATATCTGAATTGGAGAATCTTCGTGTGACGACCCAGAACAGAGATATACTGTTGCAAGAAGAGAGAGCTAAAGTGGATGAACTAACACAGAAAGAACAGCATCTGAAGAACTCATTGCGTGAAATGGAATCTCAAATAGTTATGCTTCAAGGTGCTGGAGATTCTGATAAAGCTACAATGTCTTCTTCAGAGATTGTGGAG GCAAACAAATGGACGTCTAGTGGGACCATTGCTACGCAAGTTCGCAGTTTGCGGAAACCAAATAatgatcaagttgctgttgcAATAGATATGGATGACAGTAGTCAGGGgctggaggatgatgatgacgatAAAG CTCATGGCTTTAAGTCGCTGACCACATCAAAAATTGTCCCGAGATTTACAAGACCTGTCTCAAACTTGGTTGATGGATTATG GATGTCCTGTGACCGAGCCCTAATGCGACAACCTGCTTTACGTCTTGGTCTAATCCTGTATTGGGCTGTGTTGCATGCCATGCTTGCTACTTTAGTAGTCTGA